Proteins co-encoded in one Gossypium arboreum isolate Shixiya-1 chromosome 11, ASM2569848v2, whole genome shotgun sequence genomic window:
- the LOC108450584 gene encoding uncharacterized protein LOC108450584 encodes MGCTSSKSSVATVDCYRPPPSSFAVFDINAIDEPWVKVDQTPSENQEKPTHVPAAILEKLNAFETAPHSWDEVSKALEDLKPTINNENKKPQAPNSPQKPPKQVTQLQPRKNLSFHTLEELDAKLSSKPVEKTESPVKEIKTKPTEVKNPESPQVSVPPVGSKLKENIFIVKDREERLKEGRMANYDKIMAKRDPLSEFPETCPPGGIDTVVIYTTSLRGVRRTFEDCNKVRGIFEVQRVVFDERDVSLHGEFLNELRNLLGDEASVPRVFAKGRYLGGAEEVSELNETGKLGKMLSMARMERGVGRLACGGCGGVRFVPCLECGGSRKVVASGDKKEICGKCNENGLIHCPTCL; translated from the coding sequence ATGGGCTGCACTTCTTCCAAAAGCAGCGTCGCTACCGTGGATTGCTACCGTCCGCCGCCGTCAAGCTTTGCGGTATTCGACATCAACGCCATAGATGAACCGTGGGTTAAGGTGGACCAAACCCCGTCGGAGAACCAAGAGAAGCCCACACATGTTCCTGCTGCGATTCTCGAGAAACTCAACGCCTTTGAAACTGCTCCTCACTCATGGGATGAAGTTAGCAAAGCGCTTGAAGATCTTAAACCCACCATTAACAACGAGAACAAGAAACCCCAAGCTCCAAATTCGCCTCAAAAACCACCAAAACAAGTTACTCAGCTCCAGCCTCGTAAGAACTTAAGTTTTCATACTTTAGAAGAGTTAGATGCGAAGTTATCTTCAAAACCGGTTGAAAAAACCGAGTCACcggtaaaagaaataaaaacgaAGCCGACAGAGGTAAAAAACCCGGAGTCGCCACAAGTTTCAGTTCCGCCGGTAGGGTCGAAGTTAAAAGAGAATATATTCATAGTAAAAGACAGGGAAGAGAGGTTAAAAGAAGGAAGGATGGCAAATTACGATAAGATAATGGCCAAACGAGACCCATTAAGTGAGTTCCCGGAGACATGTCCGCCGGGAGGGATTGACACGGTGGTTATTTACACGACGTCGTTGAGGGGTGTCCGGCGTACGTTCGAGGATTGCAACAAGGTGCGAGGAATATTCGAAGTCCAACGCGTGGTGTTCGACGAAAGGGACGTGTCGTTGCATGGTGAGTTCCTTAACGAGTTAAGGAACTTGTTAGGTGACGAAGCGAGTGTGCCGAGGGTATTCGCTAAAGGACGGTACCTCGGTGGTGCTGAGGAGGTGAGTGAACTGAATGAGACGGGGAAACTGGGGAAGATGCTGAGTATGGCACGAATGGAAAGGGGAGTAGGGCGGCTGGCTTGCGGAGGCTGCGGCGGAGTACGGTTCGTGCCGTGTTTGGAATGCGGAGGGAGCCGTAAAGTTGTGGCGAGTGGGGATAAGAAGGAAATTTGTGGGAAATGTAATGAAAATGGGTTAATCCATTGTCCAACTTGTCTTTAG